Proteins from a genomic interval of Rosa chinensis cultivar Old Blush chromosome 2, RchiOBHm-V2, whole genome shotgun sequence:
- the LOC121051378 gene encoding uncharacterized protein LOC121051378, which translates to MDRAEIDNFLEAMYAEGLAAQQTVVNPETLALSQSEVPVVMPMPHQSHLGEDGLPTVQAGTQTAGGDQRGSVAAGQQKERMPAHRRGPQKVVQPADDVIVTREEPPVRVTRTAAGNQRALERKRWTADSPDEEEEDEVEVVGARRQKKARLAPAKTAAVEGEAPAVSELDSFAEYAPFMTEGEREFLFHLCERLGFGGLAGISRPTAIDQSPFSSAFGQISAGLHDMFVAASKQPLIEGELREEIGGLQRELAEAKEKLAEVERGLAKAECDYADVRGKLNVAIRRDLEWNERVSKLEQEIALLQERITAKDKKLIIVQRESADRMAEVKRLGVRLPA; encoded by the coding sequence ATGGACCGGGCGGAGATAGACAATTTTCTAGAGgccatgtatgccgaggggctggcggcccagcaaaCGGTGGTAAACCCCGAGacgttggcgctgagccagtccgaggttccggtggtgatgccgatgccgcaccagtctcatcttggtgaggatggtctgcctacAGTGCAGGCGGGGACCCAGACGGCCGGCGGGGATCAGAGGGGAAGCGTTGCGGctgggcaacagaaggagcggatgcctgcccacAGGCGTGGTCCTCAAAAGGTGGTGCAACCGGCGGACGATGTCATTGTGACAAGGGAGGAGCCGccagtgagggtgacgaggaccgccgccgggaaccagagggcgctggagagaaaacgcTGGACGGctgattctcctgacgaggaagaggaagatgaggTGGAGGTGGTCGGGGCCCGCCGTCAGAAGAAGGCCCGACTGGCTCCTGCGAAGACTgcggcggtggagggagaggcgcccgccgtcaGTGAGTTGGACTCGTTCGCCGAGTATGCACCGtttatgacagaaggggagcgggagttcctcttccatctatgcgagcggctggggttcggcggtctggcgggtatatcgcgcccgacggcaattgaccaatcgcccttcagctcggcgtttggtcaaatatcggcgggattacatgatatgttcgtggcggcgtcgaagcagcCCCTGATTGAGGGAGAGCTTagggaagaaatcggaggtctccagagggagttggcggaggcaaaggagaaactggcggaggtcgagcgggggctggccaaggcggaatgtgactaTGCGGACGTCCGCGGCAAGCTCAATGTGGCCATCAGGCGGGACTTGGAgtggaatgaacgcgtctccaagttggagcaggagatcgccctgctgcaggagcggataacCGCTAAGGATAAAAAACTCAttatagtgcagcgggagtccgccgacagGATGGCCgaagtgaagcggctgggggtgaggttacccgcctga
- the LOC112184676 gene encoding receptor-like protein EIX1, producing the protein MDIERKALLKLREGLTDPSDRLSSWVGVDCCKWRGIGCNKTTGRVDSLNLRNPYVDVSESDDGTLPALGGEINPSLLVLKDLVYLDLSMNNFGGLELPSFIGSLEKITYLNLSGASFGGVIPANLGNLSKLLHLDLSNNAVESDLRWLSSLSSLQFLNLGGANLTKAAPYWLPTVNMLPSLLELHLPGCGLSILPPTLPHINFTSLLVLDLSANGFNSTFSPWLFNLTELVNLDLSRNNLNGELPETLGSLTHLKNLDLSENSDIRGQLPRNLGMLCDLQYLKLSINKVTGEITEFIDSLSICTNSSLERLDLGYNSLTGNLPNSLGLLKKLRYLTLRYNSFQGSIPESIGNLTSLEEFYLAGNKMGGISLKSENTWEGVITEAHFLKLRSLKDVSIQKASPNISLVFNIISKWIPPFKLRYLNLRSCQLGPKFPAWLRNQTELVTVVLNNAKIADTIPDWFWQLDLLLDELDVAYNQLGGKVPNSLRFSYPANADLSSNRFEGPLPLWSRNITTLYLRDNFFSGPIPSNIGDVMPSLSDLDISRNGLSGSIPLSLGNLSLLTTMVLSNNYLSGEIPHFWNNIPFLYIVDMSNNSLSGTIPRSMDSLGSLLYLILSSNNLSGVLPSLRNCTGMKSLDLGENKFFGNIPAWIGESMLSLLILRLSSNSFTGSIPSQLCGLSNLHILDLSHNNLSGHIPRCVGNLSGLKTSVFSDKDTSYLYQGKLKVVAKGRVQDFDPTLYLVNSLDLSNNNLSGEMPRELTSLIKLWTLNLSMNHLTGLMPSRIGSMESLETLDLSVNQLSGSIPQSMVSLTFLNHLNLSYNNLSGTIPTGNQFNSLVDPSIYEGNTALCGFPLPDCQVNGGTPQGPSGGGEDTGFKMWGFIISMVIGFVMGFWGVCGSLVISKPWRKTYFHFTDKMIVACIRKYQGAQEI; encoded by the exons ATGGATATCGAGAGGAAAGCCCTTCTGAAGCTCAGAGAGGGACTTACTGATCCTTCAGACCGGCTTTCATCTTGGGTTGGAGTAGATTGCTGCAAATGGAGAGGTATAGGCTGCAACAAGACAACTGGACGCGTGGACAGCCTTAATCTTCGCAACCCGTATGTAGATGTTTCGGAGAGTGATGATGGAACACTCCCTGCTTTAGGAGGTGAGATCAATCCTTCATTGCTTGTTTTGAAAGATTTGGTTTACTTGGATTTGAGCATGAATAACTTTGGAGGTCTAGAACTTCCAAGTTTCATTGGATCACTAGAAAAAATAACATATCTCAATCTATCTGGTGCATCATTTGGTGGAGTAATTCCCGCCAATCTTGGAAACCTTTCAAAATTGCTTCATCTTGATCTCAGTAATAATGCTGTTGAGAGTGATCTCAGATGGCTTTCCAGTCTTTCTTCCTTACAGTTTCTTAACTTGGGAGGAGCAAACCTTACCAAGGCTGCACCATATTGGCTTCCCACTGTTAATATGCtcccttcacttcttgaattgCATTTGCCTGGCTGTGGACTTTCCATCCTTCCACCTACTCTTCCTCATATCAATTTCACATCACTTTTGGTTCTTGACCTCTCTGCCAATGGTTTCAACTCCACATTTTCTCCCTGGTTGTTCAATCTGACTGAACTAGTCAACCTTGACCTAAGTAGGAACAATCTCAATGGAGAACTTCCAGAAACACTCGGGAGTTTGACTCATCTGAAGAACCTTGATTTGTCAGAGAATTCAGACATCAGAGGTCAGTTGCCAAGAAACTTGGGAATGCTATGCGATTTGCAATATCTTAAACTTTCAATCAACAAAGTTACTGGTGAGATAACTGAGTTCATTGATAGTTTGTCTATATGCACAAACAGCAGCTTAGAGAGGTTGGATTTAGGTTATAACAGTCTGACAGGAAATTTGCCTAATTCATTGGGACTTCTTAAGAAGTTAAGATACCTCACGTTGAGGTACAACTCATTTCAGGGTTCTATCCCAGAATCTATTGGAAACTTGACATCTTTGGAGGAATTTTACCTTGCAGGAAATAAAATGGGTGGA ATCTCACTGAAAAGTGAAAACACATGGGAAGGTGTTATAACAGAAGCTCATTTTCTGAAACTTCGAAGCTTAAAAGACGTGTCAATCCAGAAAGCCTCCCCAAACATTTCCCTAGTTTTCAACATTATTTCTAAATGGATACCTCCTTTCAAATTGAGATACTTGAACCTTAGATCATGTCAATTGGGTCCCAAATTTCCTGCATGGCTTAGAAATCAGACTGAGCTTGTCACGGTGGTCCTCAATAATGCTAAGATTGCAGATACCATACCAGATTGGTTTTGGCAGTTAGATTTGTTATTGGATGAACTAGATGTTGCTTACAATCAACTAGGCGGCAAGGTGCCCAACTCGCTAAGGTTCAGCTATCCTGCTAATGCTGATTTGAGTTCAAACAGGTTTGAGGGCCCCCTCCCACTTTGGTCAAGAAACATTACAACGCTCTACCTCAGGGATAATTTTTTTTCAGGGCCAATTCCTTCAAACATTGGTGATGTGATGCCCTCCTTGTCAGATTTAGACATCTCTAGGAACGGTTTGAGTGGAAGCATTCCCCTGTCTTTAGGTAATCTAAGCCTACTGACAACCATGGTTCTCTCAAATAATTACTTGTCTGGTGAAATTCCTCATTTCTGGAACAATATACCATTCTTGTATATTGTAGATATGTCAAACAACAGCCTCTCTGGTACAATTCCAAGATCCATGGATTCTCTTGGTTCACTCTTGTACTTGATTCTCTCTAGTAACAACTTGTCAGGCGTACTTCCTTCATTGAGAAACTGCACTGGCATGAAGAGTCTTGATCTTGGGGAAAATAAGTTCTTTGGAAACATTCCGGCGTGGATAGGAGAAAGCATGCTCTCTTTGTTGATTTTACGCTTGAGTTCCAACTCATTCACCGGAAGCATTCCTTCACAGTTGTGTGGCCTTTCCAATCTTCACATATTGGACCTCTCACACAATAACCTGTCTGGTCATATTCCCCGCTGTGTTGGTAACTTGAGTGGCTTGAAAACATCTGTATTCTCAGATAAAGATACATCATACCTTTACCAGGGAAAGTTGAAGGTAGTGGCAAAAGGAAGAGTGCAAGACTTCGATCCCACTCTCTATCTTGTTAATAGCCTAGATCTCTCAAACAATAACTTATCAGGTGAGATGCCGAGGGAGCTCACGAGTCTGATAAAGTTGTGGACCTTGAATTTATCTATGAATCATCTGACAGGACTAATGCCATCAAGGATTGGGAGTATGGAGTCGCTAGAAACTCTTGATTTGTCAGTAAACCAGCTTTCAGGTTCCATTCCACAGAGTATGGTTTCATTGACATTCTTGAATCATCTAAACCTCTCATACAACAACTTGTCTGGGACAATCCCAACAGGCAACCAGTTTAACAGCCTGGTTGATCCATCAATATATGAAGGCAATACCGCTCTTTGTGGTTTTCCGTTGCCTGATTGCCAAGTCAATGGCGGAACTCCTCAGGGTCCAAGTGGAGGTGGAGAAGACACTGGCTTTAAAATGTGGGGTTTCATCATCAGCATGGTGATCGGTTTCGTTATGGGGTTCTGGGGAGTTTGTGGGAGTTTGGTCATTAGCAAGCCTTGGAGGAAGACATATTTCCACTTCACTGACAAAATGATTGTTGCTTGTATACGGAAATATCAGGGGGCACAGGAAATTTAA